In Alistipes ihumii AP11, a genomic segment contains:
- a CDS encoding putative transporter has protein sequence MEWFHNLFFGNSSFWGGGVAHSVLILALVIALGIALGKLKIGGIRLGVTWILFVGIAFSHFGMQLNEHLVHFVKEFGLILFVYSIGLQVGPSFFSSFKKGGVKLNMLATAIVFLGVIAAYIVHLATGLHITTVVGILSGAVTNTPGLGAAQQAYADMTGIDAPDIATGYAVAYPLGVIGIILSMLFIRWIFRIRFDEENKILSSREDNSRQAVRVSVEVKNQFLDGKTVLQIKRLINRQFVISRVLRSDGHIEIANAQTPLRVGDKVMVVTTADNAELVEDFLGEKIDMEMQEWEKLDNQLITRRIMITKSKLNGKYIGELKLRSGYGVNMTRVNRAGVDLIPNHNLQLQMGDRVTVVGSEAAINAVSKILGNSMRRLNEPNLIPIFVGIVLGVLLGSIPIAFPGIPQPVKLGLAGGPLVVSILISRFGPHYKLVTYTTMSANLMLREIGIALFLACVGLGAGEGFVHTVLYENGYHWIGYGFLITVLPLLIVGIVARKFYKLNFYTLMGLFAGSMTDPPALAYSNETAGNDMPSVGYATVYPLTMFLRILTAQMLILCVA, from the coding sequence ATGGAATGGTTTCATAATCTTTTTTTCGGCAACAGCTCTTTCTGGGGCGGAGGCGTCGCCCACTCGGTGCTGATTCTCGCGCTGGTGATCGCGCTCGGCATCGCGCTCGGCAAGCTCAAAATCGGCGGCATCCGGCTCGGCGTGACGTGGATTCTTTTCGTCGGAATCGCGTTCAGCCATTTCGGGATGCAGCTCAACGAGCATCTGGTCCATTTCGTCAAAGAGTTCGGGCTGATTCTGTTCGTCTACTCGATCGGCCTGCAAGTGGGACCCAGCTTCTTCTCTTCGTTCAAGAAAGGCGGCGTGAAGCTGAACATGCTGGCGACGGCCATCGTCTTTCTGGGCGTGATCGCCGCCTACATCGTCCATCTGGCGACGGGACTGCACATCACGACCGTCGTGGGTATCCTCTCCGGCGCCGTGACCAACACGCCCGGACTGGGCGCAGCGCAGCAGGCCTATGCTGACATGACGGGAATCGACGCGCCCGACATCGCGACGGGTTATGCGGTAGCCTATCCGCTCGGCGTGATCGGCATCATCCTGTCGATGCTTTTCATCCGCTGGATCTTCCGTATCCGCTTCGACGAGGAGAATAAGATACTCTCGAGCCGCGAGGACAACTCGCGCCAGGCGGTCCGCGTTTCGGTAGAAGTCAAAAACCAGTTTCTCGACGGCAAAACCGTTCTGCAGATCAAACGCCTGATAAACCGTCAGTTCGTCATCTCGCGCGTGCTCCGGTCCGACGGGCATATCGAGATCGCCAACGCGCAGACTCCGCTCCGCGTCGGCGACAAGGTAATGGTCGTCACGACGGCCGATAACGCGGAGCTGGTCGAAGACTTTCTCGGCGAGAAGATCGACATGGAAATGCAGGAGTGGGAAAAGCTCGACAACCAGCTCATCACGCGCCGAATCATGATCACCAAGTCGAAACTCAACGGCAAGTACATCGGCGAACTGAAACTGCGCAGCGGCTATGGCGTCAATATGACGCGCGTGAACCGCGCCGGCGTCGACCTGATCCCGAATCACAACCTGCAACTGCAAATGGGCGACCGCGTGACGGTCGTCGGCTCCGAAGCGGCGATCAACGCCGTGTCGAAAATTCTGGGCAATTCGATGCGGCGGCTCAACGAGCCGAACCTGATTCCGATCTTCGTCGGCATCGTGCTCGGCGTGCTGCTGGGCAGCATTCCGATCGCGTTTCCCGGCATCCCGCAGCCCGTCAAGCTCGGGCTGGCCGGCGGCCCGCTGGTCGTATCGATCCTGATCAGCCGGTTCGGTCCGCACTACAAGCTGGTTACCTATACGACGATGAGCGCGAACCTGATGCTCCGCGAAATCGGCATCGCCCTGTTTCTGGCCTGCGTCGGACTCGGCGCCGGAGAAGGATTCGTCCATACGGTGCTGTACGAGAACGGATACCATTGGATCGGCTACGGCTTCCTGATTACGGTTCTCCCGCTGCTGATCGTAGGTATCGTCGCGCGCAAATTCTACAAGCTGAATTTCTATACGCTGATGGGACTGTTCGCCGGATCGATGACCGATCCCCCGGCGCTGGCGTACTCGAACGAGACGGCCGGCAACGACATGCCTTCGGTCGGCTATGCGACCGTTTATCCGCTCACGATGTTTCTGCGGATTCTGACGGCCCAGATGCTGATACTCTGCGTGGCATAG
- a CDS encoding glycosyl hydrolase: MKRLFLWSSVAAVMLLAGCGSNGSEQPPTLSDDSLYATFRDPGNEWRGKPFWSWNGRLEKDELIRQLHVFKEMGMGGAFLHSRVGLKTEYLGPEWFDLTNAVVDEAARLGMEAYLYDEDRWPSGSAGGMVTVDTSLRMKYLILETMPAEQFEWNDEGIVSAFACDLNGIDYSNLQRLNPASNMADYAGKTVLKFAQRTCPESDVYNGTTYLDVFNPKATERFIELTHEQYRKHCGERIGTTIEGIFTDEPHRGGLFSTFGAVSTYACPWALSLPQEYEKMFGGDLTADLPKLFLRENGERVNDVKWKFCELTQSLFLKNFAKPQYDWCTEHDMAYTGHVLHENNLTSQVTMQGSLMRYYEYMHTPGIDLLTENDNAYWVPKQLSSVARQLGQKWLLSEMYGCTGWQFDFENHKAVGDWQALFGINLRCQHLSWYTMEGEAKRDYPASIFFQSPWWKQYKYVEDYFSRLGVMLNQGAPVCDVLVVNPIESVWSQVCVRSFNGLSPAAPEIAEMEDKYADLFHWLAGERIDFDYGDEEMMSRLSDVGRDAEGNPIFRVGQASYRTVLVGNMETMRRSTLDALEKFEKEGGRVIFMGEAPKYVDVQPSEEPALMASRCVQVDYEKTPVVEAVKQAIRPVVEVRNAVGENLPLVFGQVRRDDERAYVVLMNIDRHRKYDSVSVTLPFEGEIALWDCKTGEVWKQPATVSDGKSVVLTSFEPCEEKVYTISASAPAFAQTAPVYSVREKTELPDSYSYTLNEPNICVLDLATWQIGDEPMQPLTEILKIDRAVRTHFNLPWRGGGMLQPWYAEKHKGQEYTKPLGVLKMNFPFSMSVVPSDSVFLCLETPQRFTILVNGRRLPSQDEHGWFIDNSIRRVYVPSDMFRLGENSVELVGHFSRNLDLEAIYLTGRFGVDLQGIRKTITRLPDKLRVGDIVSQGLPFYSGAVCYRIDGLPSPAEGERLKLTMDGFDGGCLELLNEGSHQICGWAPYELDLTQAARKGEPALLNVVLTRRNTFGPLHQVPALVGAYGPENWTTEGNSFTMERYMLLPAGLTHRPSLLLERP, translated from the coding sequence ATGAAAAGACTTTTCCTATGGTCGTCCGTTGCGGCCGTCATGTTGTTGGCCGGCTGCGGAAGCAATGGCTCCGAACAGCCGCCGACGCTGTCCGACGATTCGCTTTACGCTACGTTCCGCGATCCCGGCAACGAGTGGCGGGGCAAGCCCTTCTGGTCGTGGAACGGCCGTCTCGAGAAAGACGAGCTGATCCGTCAGCTCCATGTGTTCAAGGAAATGGGCATGGGCGGGGCATTCCTGCACTCGCGCGTCGGCCTGAAGACCGAGTATCTCGGGCCCGAGTGGTTCGATCTGACGAACGCCGTCGTGGACGAGGCCGCACGGCTCGGCATGGAGGCTTACCTGTACGATGAGGACCGTTGGCCGTCGGGCAGCGCCGGGGGCATGGTGACCGTAGATACGTCGTTGCGGATGAAGTATCTTATTTTGGAGACGATGCCCGCCGAGCAGTTCGAGTGGAACGACGAGGGGATCGTTTCGGCTTTCGCCTGCGATCTGAACGGGATCGATTACTCGAACTTGCAGCGCCTGAATCCCGCGTCGAACATGGCCGACTATGCCGGCAAGACGGTGCTCAAGTTCGCGCAGCGGACATGCCCCGAGTCGGACGTGTACAACGGGACGACCTATCTGGACGTTTTCAATCCGAAAGCGACGGAACGGTTCATCGAGCTGACGCACGAACAGTATCGGAAGCACTGCGGCGAGCGGATCGGTACGACGATCGAGGGTATTTTCACCGACGAACCCCACCGGGGCGGTCTGTTCTCGACGTTCGGGGCCGTGTCGACCTATGCCTGTCCTTGGGCGCTGAGCCTGCCGCAGGAGTACGAAAAGATGTTCGGCGGCGATCTGACGGCCGATCTGCCGAAACTGTTCCTGCGCGAGAACGGCGAGCGGGTCAATGACGTGAAGTGGAAGTTCTGCGAACTGACCCAATCGCTTTTCCTGAAGAATTTTGCCAAACCGCAGTACGACTGGTGTACCGAGCACGATATGGCCTACACGGGACATGTGTTGCACGAGAACAACCTGACGAGCCAAGTGACGATGCAGGGTTCGCTGATGCGCTATTACGAGTATATGCACACGCCCGGTATCGACCTGCTGACCGAGAACGACAACGCCTATTGGGTACCCAAGCAGCTTTCCTCGGTTGCCCGCCAGCTGGGGCAGAAATGGCTTCTTTCGGAGATGTACGGGTGTACGGGCTGGCAGTTCGATTTCGAGAATCACAAGGCCGTCGGCGACTGGCAGGCGCTTTTCGGCATCAACCTGCGCTGCCAGCACCTGTCGTGGTATACGATGGAGGGCGAGGCCAAGCGCGACTATCCGGCCAGCATCTTCTTCCAGTCGCCCTGGTGGAAACAGTACAAATATGTCGAGGATTACTTCTCGCGTCTGGGCGTCATGCTGAATCAGGGAGCGCCTGTTTGCGACGTGCTCGTCGTCAATCCGATCGAGAGCGTCTGGAGTCAGGTGTGCGTGCGTTCGTTCAACGGGCTGTCGCCCGCTGCGCCCGAGATCGCCGAGATGGAGGATAAGTATGCCGACCTGTTCCATTGGCTTGCCGGCGAGCGGATCGACTTCGATTACGGCGACGAGGAAATGATGAGCCGTTTGAGCGACGTCGGCCGCGATGCGGAGGGCAATCCGATCTTCCGCGTGGGACAGGCTTCGTATCGCACCGTGCTGGTAGGCAATATGGAGACGATGCGCCGCTCGACGCTCGACGCGCTCGAGAAGTTCGAGAAGGAGGGAGGCCGTGTGATCTTCATGGGCGAGGCGCCTAAGTACGTGGACGTTCAGCCGTCGGAGGAGCCGGCCCTGATGGCGTCCCGCTGCGTGCAGGTTGATTATGAGAAAACTCCGGTCGTCGAAGCCGTGAAACAGGCGATCCGTCCGGTCGTTGAGGTACGTAACGCTGTCGGTGAGAATCTGCCGCTCGTATTCGGTCAGGTTCGACGTGACGACGAGCGCGCGTATGTCGTGCTGATGAATATCGACCGGCATCGGAAATACGACTCGGTCAGCGTCACGCTGCCCTTCGAGGGCGAGATCGCGTTGTGGGACTGCAAGACGGGCGAGGTATGGAAGCAGCCGGCGACCGTATCGGACGGAAAGTCCGTCGTTCTGACCTCCTTCGAGCCGTGCGAGGAGAAGGTCTATACGATTTCGGCCTCGGCTCCCGCTTTCGCTCAAACGGCGCCCGTCTATAGCGTGAGGGAGAAGACGGAGCTGCCCGACTCCTATTCCTATACGCTGAACGAGCCGAATATCTGCGTTCTCGATCTGGCTACATGGCAGATCGGCGACGAGCCGATGCAGCCGCTGACGGAAATACTCAAAATCGACCGGGCCGTCCGGACTCATTTCAACCTGCCTTGGCGCGGGGGCGGCATGCTTCAGCCGTGGTATGCCGAGAAGCATAAGGGGCAGGAATACACCAAGCCGCTCGGGGTGCTGAAGATGAATTTCCCCTTCAGCATGTCGGTCGTTCCGTCCGATTCCGTCTTCCTGTGCCTCGAGACCCCGCAGCGCTTCACGATTCTCGTGAACGGACGGCGGCTTCCGTCGCAGGACGAGCACGGATGGTTCATCGACAACAGCATCCGCCGCGTTTACGTTCCGTCGGATATGTTCCGCCTCGGGGAGAACAGCGTCGAGCTGGTCGGCCATTTCAGCCGCAATCTCGATCTGGAGGCGATCTATCTGACCGGCCGCTTCGGCGTCGATCTGCAAGGCATCCGCAAGACGATTACGCGTCTGCCCGACAAATTGCGCGTGGGCGATATCGTGTCGCAGGGTCTGCCTTTCTACTCGGGGGCCGTCTGCTACCGGATCGACGGCCTGCCGAGCCCGGCCGAAGGCGAGCGCCTGAAGCTGACGATGGATGGTTTCGACGGGGGCTGTCTGGAACTGTTGAACGAAGGCTCGCATCAGATATGCGGATGGGCGCCCTACGAGTTGGATCTCACGCAGGCGGCCCGGAAAGGCGAACCCGCGCTGCTGAACGTCGTACTGACGCGCCGCAACACGTTCGGGCCGCTGCATCAGGTCCCGGCGCTGGTAGGCGCATACGGGCCGGAGAACTGGACGACCGAGGGCAACTCGTTCACGATGGAGCGCTACATGCTGCTCCCGGCCGGTCTGACGCATCGCCCGTCGCTGCTTCTCGAACGGCCGTAG
- a CDS encoding mechanosensitive ion channel family protein, whose protein sequence is MTILQLIAATEAVADTTKKAVIEQKLDMLSHMSAQDLISMLIKDIVNFGLRILIALVLLAVGRWIIRWIRRAMRNMMTRREVDPSLRGFLSSMVNITLTLFLIIIIIGILGIDTTSFIAVFASAGLAVGMALSGTLQNFAGGVMILIFKPFKVGDFIEAQGQSGSVKEIQLLNTVINTPDNKTILIPNGSISTGIINNYSKEATRRLDWTFGIAYGDDYDRAKRTILEMLEADPRVLKSPAPFVALNSLGDSSVNILARAWVSSGDYWDLFFDMNERVYKRFAEVGLNIPFPQLDVHLKDETRPEEPKRTE, encoded by the coding sequence ATGACAATTTTACAACTGATCGCCGCGACCGAGGCCGTCGCGGACACAACGAAAAAAGCCGTTATCGAGCAGAAACTCGACATGCTGTCGCACATGTCGGCCCAAGACCTGATCAGCATGCTGATCAAAGACATCGTCAACTTCGGCCTGCGCATTCTCATCGCGTTGGTTCTGCTGGCCGTCGGCCGCTGGATCATCCGCTGGATCCGCCGGGCGATGCGCAACATGATGACCCGCCGCGAAGTGGACCCCTCGCTGAGAGGCTTCCTTTCGAGCATGGTCAACATCACGCTGACGCTCTTTCTGATCATTATCATCATCGGCATACTGGGCATCGACACGACTTCGTTCATCGCAGTGTTCGCATCGGCCGGTCTGGCCGTCGGCATGGCCCTGAGCGGAACGCTGCAAAATTTCGCAGGAGGAGTGATGATACTCATATTCAAGCCATTCAAGGTAGGAGACTTCATCGAGGCACAGGGACAGAGCGGCTCGGTCAAGGAAATCCAGTTGCTCAACACCGTAATCAACACGCCCGACAACAAGACGATCCTGATCCCCAACGGGAGTATTTCGACGGGTATCATCAACAACTATTCGAAGGAAGCCACCCGCCGGCTCGACTGGACATTCGGGATCGCATACGGCGACGACTACGACCGGGCCAAGAGAACGATACTCGAAATGCTCGAGGCCGATCCCCGCGTACTGAAGAGTCCTGCCCCGTTCGTCGCCCTGAACAGTCTGGGCGACAGCTCGGTCAATATCCTCGCCCGGGCATGGGTCTCCTCGGGCGACTATTGGGACCTTTTCTTCGATATGAACGAGCGGGTGTACAAGCGTTTCGCCGAGGTCGGTCTCAACATTCCGTTCCCCCAACTGGACGTGCACCTGAAAGACGAAACCAGGCCGGAAGAACCGAAGCGAACGGAATAA
- a CDS encoding SDR family NAD(P)-dependent oxidoreductase: MDDKGLYIVTGATGGIGRALTEGLCRKGLRVVMACRNMEKAEAVRQGIMRSGRAGNGEITVRTLDMASLGSIGRFAEELRSEGAEIAALVNNAGVMSARFGLTADGIEQCMGVNYVGPYALTRLLLPMIADGGRIVNTLSVTYRIGRIGPRLFEPEPQRYERFRSYGSSKLALLLFTLELARRTAGRIGVYAADPGVVDTGMITMHRWFDPLTDLLFRPLIKSPEQGARTALALATGDLPDERQALYWAGMKPKRVAHPVTCHPCRQALWEQTERLVEKSGIKFA, translated from the coding sequence ATGGACGATAAGGGACTCTACATCGTGACCGGCGCGACCGGAGGCATAGGCCGGGCTCTGACCGAAGGGCTCTGCCGCAAGGGCTTGCGAGTCGTGATGGCCTGCCGGAATATGGAAAAGGCGGAAGCGGTCCGGCAAGGAATCATGCGGTCGGGAAGGGCGGGAAACGGAGAAATAACGGTCCGCACGCTCGACATGGCTTCGCTCGGATCGATCGGACGTTTCGCCGAGGAACTTCGATCGGAAGGGGCCGAAATCGCAGCGCTGGTCAACAACGCCGGCGTGATGAGCGCCCGTTTCGGCCTGACCGCCGACGGAATCGAGCAGTGCATGGGCGTCAACTACGTGGGGCCCTACGCATTGACCCGGCTGCTGCTGCCGATGATCGCGGACGGGGGACGGATCGTCAATACGCTGTCGGTCACCTACCGCATCGGCCGGATCGGTCCCCGACTTTTCGAGCCCGAGCCGCAACGGTACGAACGTTTCAGGAGCTACGGCTCGTCGAAGCTGGCGCTGCTGCTGTTCACGCTCGAGCTGGCCCGGCGAACGGCGGGACGCATCGGCGTCTACGCGGCCGACCCGGGCGTGGTCGACACGGGCATGATTACGATGCACCGATGGTTCGACCCGCTGACCGACCTGCTGTTCCGGCCGCTGATCAAGAGTCCTGAACAGGGAGCCCGGACAGCGCTGGCTCTGGCGACGGGCGACCTGCCGGACGAACGGCAGGCGCTGTACTGGGCCGGCATGAAACCCAAGCGAGTCGCCCATCCGGTAACCTGCCATCCTTGCAGGCAGGCCCTTTGGGAACAGACCGAGCGACTCGTCGAAAAGTCAGGCATCAAATTCGCATAA